A genomic window from Chitinophaga pollutisoli includes:
- a CDS encoding IPT/TIG domain-containing protein translates to MLKAFTRYMLAAAMLLTACKKDEAKHEPGVPMTVSGFIPASGGHGTSILINGSNFSSDTADVEVTINGKKLRVIGSSLSQIIAVVPKRCGSGKVTVKIAGKEIASGGDFTYNFTRTVTTFAGNGTAGYSNGRGEDAMFNFNGVDWYRGGGIALDKSGNVYVTDVGNYCIRKIDPTGLVTTLAGTNSQGDADGTGAQARFNLLYGLAIDKDGNLFTADPGSWKIKKVTPLGVVTTYLSAATAPWLVTVNKQTNELFYVTCDWNGGIYRVPSEGVQSTIASDLYYPAGIGFDSKGNLFFASNGNHVIYKLEKDTWARTLFAGMEGAAGYVNGPATQAKFSSPYGISIDGEDNIYVAGNGTWNGIDNADQGIRFVDGKTGAVSAYAGSNIYGYMNALNENAQFRGPLAVVTDDNGVSYVIDKNNNRIRKIVSE, encoded by the coding sequence ATGTTGAAAGCATTCACACGATACATGCTGGCCGCCGCGATGTTGCTGACGGCCTGCAAAAAAGACGAAGCCAAACACGAGCCCGGCGTACCGATGACGGTTTCCGGTTTCATCCCCGCTTCGGGCGGGCACGGCACGTCGATCCTCATCAACGGCTCCAATTTCAGCAGCGATACGGCAGATGTGGAAGTGACCATCAACGGCAAAAAACTCCGCGTTATCGGCAGCAGCCTCAGCCAGATCATAGCGGTGGTGCCGAAGCGTTGCGGCTCGGGGAAAGTCACGGTGAAAATCGCCGGGAAAGAAATAGCGAGCGGCGGCGATTTTACCTACAACTTCACCCGCACCGTAACCACCTTCGCGGGTAACGGAACGGCAGGTTATTCCAACGGCAGGGGAGAAGACGCGATGTTCAATTTCAACGGCGTGGACTGGTACCGCGGCGGCGGCATCGCACTCGACAAATCCGGGAACGTGTATGTAACCGATGTCGGTAATTATTGTATCCGGAAGATCGATCCCACCGGCCTGGTGACCACCCTGGCCGGCACCAACTCCCAGGGAGATGCGGACGGCACCGGCGCCCAGGCGCGCTTTAACCTGCTTTACGGCCTCGCGATCGATAAAGACGGCAACCTCTTCACCGCCGATCCCGGCTCCTGGAAAATCAAGAAAGTGACCCCGCTGGGCGTGGTAACCACTTACTTGTCCGCCGCCACGGCCCCCTGGCTCGTGACGGTCAACAAGCAGACCAACGAACTGTTTTACGTAACCTGCGACTGGAACGGCGGGATTTACCGCGTACCCTCCGAAGGCGTGCAGTCGACCATCGCATCGGATCTTTATTACCCGGCAGGCATCGGGTTCGACAGCAAAGGGAACCTCTTCTTCGCCAGCAACGGCAACCATGTGATCTACAAGCTGGAGAAAGATACCTGGGCCAGGACGCTTTTCGCTGGTATGGAAGGTGCGGCGGGTTATGTGAACGGTCCTGCCACACAAGCGAAATTCTCATCGCCTTACGGCATTTCCATTGACGGCGAGGATAACATCTACGTAGCCGGTAACGGTACCTGGAACGGCATCGACAATGCCGACCAGGGCATCCGCTTCGTGGATGGAAAAACCGGCGCGGTAAGCGCTTACGCAGGCAGCAACATTTACGGTTATATGAACGCGCTGAACGAGAATGCACAGTTCCGTGGCCCGCTGGCAGTGGTGACCGACGACAACGGCGTATCCTACGTCATCGACAAGAATAATAACCGGATCAGGAAGATCGTATCTGAATAA
- a CDS encoding right-handed parallel beta-helix repeat-containing protein: protein MKRMIVNGIMMLTLLAAAACGKSGGGGGEVPKVEEARTIYVSATGNDNAPGTREAPMGRINDALKKALPGDTVMVRTGKYYEKVRFPRSGSEGKYITLKAYPGEHPVIDGEGQTVAGKEQLVLIRAVSYVVLEGFDICRLRSSTPWANVNGIVADEGSGNFIIRRNHIYNIEHNVDKDLGRSGHAIEVLGNTAIAMKNVLVEDNEIHDCNTGYSENLTINGYVDGFIVRRNKIYNAENIGIDAAGGYAANTVPAYNYARNGVISENILYNIDMTTGPIGVVHGHGAIGIYVDGARNITVERNRIYDCDRGIGVVSETDAYPTSDCIVRNNIVTGSQRVGIYMGGYLNYTGGGSRRCYVINNTLVANNRSRGAYGEIEGELRMTEHCFDNVIRNNLVVAGPDDLFFHKYTSTGSGNVIDNNLYFAPASAAGWIWNTINGPAITDFSAWKTASGVDAASLHGQDPLLPADFRIPANSPAKNAGFVLPADKAGELDFYGQPRTVNGKVNIGAVQ from the coding sequence ATGAAAAGGATGATCGTAAACGGAATCATGATGCTCACACTGCTCGCCGCGGCCGCCTGCGGGAAGAGCGGCGGGGGCGGGGGCGAAGTCCCGAAAGTGGAGGAAGCACGCACGATTTATGTGTCGGCCACCGGTAACGATAATGCCCCCGGCACCCGCGAGGCGCCGATGGGCCGCATCAACGACGCATTGAAAAAAGCCCTCCCGGGCGATACCGTGATGGTGCGCACGGGAAAATATTATGAAAAGGTACGTTTCCCGCGCAGTGGCAGCGAAGGCAAATACATCACCCTTAAAGCCTATCCCGGTGAACATCCGGTGATCGACGGCGAGGGGCAGACCGTTGCCGGGAAGGAGCAGCTCGTGCTTATCCGCGCGGTTAGCTATGTGGTGCTGGAAGGATTCGATATCTGCAGGCTGCGCAGCTCCACGCCCTGGGCGAACGTCAACGGTATAGTGGCAGACGAAGGATCGGGGAATTTCATTATCCGCCGGAACCATATCTACAACATCGAACATAATGTGGATAAGGATCTGGGCCGTAGCGGGCATGCCATCGAAGTGCTCGGCAACACCGCCATCGCCATGAAAAATGTGCTGGTGGAAGATAACGAGATCCACGACTGCAACACCGGCTACAGCGAAAACCTGACCATCAACGGGTATGTCGACGGATTCATCGTGCGCCGCAACAAAATCTACAATGCCGAAAACATCGGGATCGACGCGGCCGGCGGTTACGCAGCCAATACCGTTCCTGCATACAATTACGCCCGCAATGGCGTCATTTCTGAAAACATCCTGTATAACATCGATATGACTACAGGTCCCATCGGCGTCGTGCATGGCCATGGTGCGATCGGGATTTATGTGGACGGCGCGCGCAACATCACCGTGGAGCGCAACCGGATTTACGATTGCGACCGCGGCATTGGCGTGGTGAGTGAAACGGATGCCTATCCTACCAGCGATTGCATCGTCCGCAACAACATCGTGACGGGCAGCCAGCGCGTAGGGATTTACATGGGAGGATATTTGAATTATACCGGCGGCGGTTCCCGCAGATGCTACGTAATCAATAACACCCTGGTGGCCAACAACCGCAGCAGGGGCGCCTATGGCGAAATTGAAGGGGAACTCCGGATGACGGAGCATTGCTTCGACAATGTGATCCGCAATAACCTGGTGGTGGCAGGGCCCGACGACCTGTTTTTCCACAAATATACCAGCACCGGCAGCGGCAATGTGATCGACAATAATTTGTATTTCGCGCCTGCGTCGGCCGCCGGTTGGATCTGGAACACGATCAACGGTCCGGCCATTACCGATTTCTCCGCCTGGAAAACGGCTTCCGGGGTAGATGCGGCGAGCCTGCACGGCCAGGATCCCCTTTTGCCGGCTGATTTCCGCATCCCGGCCAATTCGCCCGCCAAAAACGCAGGCTTTGTCCTGCCGGCGGATAAGGCGGGAGAGCTGGACTTCTACGGCCAGCCGCGCACCGTCAACGGGAAAGTGAACATCGGCGCGGTACAGTAA
- a CDS encoding NIPSNAP family protein, whose protein sequence is MKQLLLAAALLSTVLVRAASPEFYEIRIYHFKTAAQLQRVSDYLRSAHLPALHRQGIKAVGVFQPIVQDTADLKMYVFVPYKSLEHFHQLQSRLTRDAQLQAAGKDYIDAPHDQAPYARLETILLQAFSGMPAMELPKLTGPKSARVYELRSYESPTEKYYHNKVKMFNAGDEIGIFRKLNFNAVFYGEVLAGSRMPNLMYLTTFNNQEDRDAHWKAFSADADWKKLSAEEEYKNNLSKNEKFFLRPMEYSDI, encoded by the coding sequence ATGAAACAATTACTGTTGGCCGCCGCGCTGCTCAGCACCGTGCTAGTACGCGCCGCTTCGCCCGAGTTTTACGAAATCCGCATCTATCATTTCAAGACCGCCGCCCAGCTGCAACGCGTGAGCGATTACCTGCGATCAGCGCACCTGCCAGCGCTTCACCGCCAGGGGATCAAAGCGGTGGGCGTGTTCCAGCCCATCGTGCAAGACACGGCGGACCTGAAGATGTATGTTTTCGTGCCTTACAAATCCCTCGAACACTTCCACCAGCTGCAATCCCGCCTCACCCGCGATGCGCAATTGCAGGCGGCGGGCAAAGATTACATCGACGCGCCGCACGACCAGGCGCCTTACGCCCGGCTGGAAACGATCCTGCTCCAGGCGTTTTCGGGGATGCCCGCGATGGAGTTGCCGAAACTGACAGGCCCGAAAAGCGCGCGGGTATATGAGCTGCGCAGTTACGAGAGCCCCACGGAAAAGTATTATCACAACAAAGTGAAAATGTTCAACGCCGGCGACGAGATCGGTATTTTCCGCAAGCTGAATTTCAACGCCGTATTCTATGGCGAAGTGTTGGCCGGATCGCGCATGCCGAACCTCATGTACCTGACTACCTTCAATAACCAGGAAGACCGCGATGCGCATTGGAAGGCTTTTTCGGCGGATGCGGACTGGAAGAAGCTGTCGGCCGAAGAAGAATACAAGAACAACCTGTCGAAGAACGAGAAGTTTTTCCTCCGTCCGATGGAGTATTCCGATATTTGA
- a CDS encoding MFS transporter, with the protein MAIAKLRCGGAFLCSETAGVTVGGGQTVKYREPVIMLRHHHEKHIMYWACCAGLFLFGMVLALPAAVALDLRLHYGLDAVAAGALTFRMPLGLLAGSVLVGIVSGGLGYRFVMAAAALGMFAGFRGVAFAGGAGALEGWMFCLGVSGGMMNGAANAWVADTTVRGKGASLSLLGVSFGAGLLALPQLMLALTREWPWQEVLQGIGYFALGLAMLFMLMRFPVRRQSVALRRLLSDGTLWWMGIFLFFQAAFESVLYQWGARYLSAGLGWGDREAVFGLMLCVAGMTVMRLLLGSVFRNIAPRQMLAVSLLLLPAGMLLLKPVGGFVPAAVGMMLLGGGLAGGFPIMLGFVGERYPGISGGAMGMVMGIAVEGRLLVDGMMMWGMWEWGIQYLAALALIGWVAMLALGAMIVKRLR; encoded by the coding sequence ATGGCCATTGCAAAGCTCCGCTGCGGCGGGGCTTTTTTATGCAGTGAAACTGCCGGGGTAACGGTGGGCGGGGGGCAGACTGTCAAATACAGAGAACCCGTCATCATGTTGCGGCATCACCACGAAAAGCATATCATGTATTGGGCCTGTTGTGCAGGGCTGTTCCTGTTTGGGATGGTGTTGGCGCTGCCGGCCGCTGTAGCGCTGGATTTGCGGCTACATTACGGGCTGGACGCCGTTGCTGCGGGGGCGTTGACGTTCCGGATGCCGTTGGGATTACTGGCGGGATCGGTGTTGGTGGGTATTGTAAGCGGTGGTTTGGGCTATCGTTTTGTTATGGCGGCGGCTGCGTTGGGGATGTTTGCGGGATTCCGCGGGGTGGCGTTTGCCGGGGGCGCGGGGGCGTTGGAAGGATGGATGTTTTGTTTGGGCGTGAGTGGGGGGATGATGAACGGGGCGGCCAACGCATGGGTGGCCGACACGACGGTGCGGGGCAAGGGCGCTTCGTTGAGTTTGCTGGGCGTGTCCTTTGGCGCGGGGCTGCTGGCATTGCCGCAGTTAATGTTGGCGTTGACGCGTGAATGGCCGTGGCAGGAAGTTTTACAGGGGATCGGGTACTTTGCTTTGGGATTGGCGATGTTGTTCATGTTGATGCGATTTCCGGTACGGAGGCAATCTGTGGCGTTGCGGCGGTTGTTATCGGATGGAACGTTATGGTGGATGGGCATTTTTTTATTTTTCCAGGCGGCGTTTGAGTCGGTGTTGTATCAGTGGGGTGCGCGGTATTTGTCGGCGGGCCTGGGTTGGGGGGATCGGGAGGCGGTCTTCGGGTTAATGTTGTGTGTGGCGGGGATGACGGTGATGCGTTTGCTGCTGGGGTCGGTATTCCGCAATATTGCGCCGCGGCAGATGCTGGCGGTGAGTTTGCTATTGTTGCCTGCGGGGATGTTGTTATTGAAGCCGGTGGGAGGATTTGTGCCTGCGGCGGTGGGGATGATGTTGTTGGGAGGGGGCCTGGCGGGAGGGTTTCCGATCATGTTGGGGTTTGTGGGCGAGCGGTATCCGGGCATTAGCGGCGGGGCGATGGGTATGGTGATGGGGATCGCGGTGGAAGGCCGGTTGTTGGTGGACGGGATGATGATGTGGGGGATGTGGGAATGGGGGATACAATACCTTGCAGCATTGGCGCTCATCGGGTGGGTGGCGATGCTGGCGCTGGGAGCGATGATCGTGAAAAGGTTGCGTTAA
- a CDS encoding recombinase family protein — protein sequence MIAIGYVRISTKDQSKYSLDYQKNSIRDYCTRNKLELVNLFEDDGESSYTFDRPDWIALEDFIKNHKGKVQYLIVMDHDRFSRNLPEALNKISHLEMKFGIKVLATNEPIDLDPSDPNVFMTRAFKYMMANNELFNIRRRTSAGIRQALESGRFVNRAPFGYKNVKADGGKGFIVIDEERSFIVKKIFRDFLMGHPFGQICKEARALGFTYSGNSAIPRILNNCLYAGLIKVPASKQAPEKIIPGIHQQIISETEFWRAQELLGNIKPIKCMPVDEVPLRGILTCTCGLNMTAGKSKGKRKYYNYYRCRVHNNLNFSAIQLHKQLDEILDLCSFKPEQTTYIAEKAKERMNEALAERTQQVAIKTKELEEINRKIEKNEERFMEDIIEPETYRKWHKKFQIQKALLTEEINSLTRNRHEKLERLFQVLPYLTSIKSIYQKANVRQKHHLLRGVFKRGLTYKEGAFRTPFLHPALIHNEVMLKEKGLLFVEQPSGDLGESPIRSERGS from the coding sequence ATGATCGCAATCGGGTACGTGCGCATCAGCACGAAAGACCAATCCAAATACTCGCTGGATTATCAGAAAAACAGCATCAGGGATTACTGTACACGGAACAAACTGGAACTCGTCAACCTCTTCGAGGACGACGGTGAAAGCAGCTACACCTTCGACCGTCCCGACTGGATCGCCCTGGAAGACTTCATCAAGAACCACAAGGGAAAGGTCCAGTACCTCATCGTCATGGATCACGACCGCTTCAGCCGGAACCTCCCGGAAGCCCTCAACAAAATATCCCACCTCGAAATGAAATTCGGGATCAAGGTACTGGCGACGAACGAACCCATCGACCTCGATCCCTCCGACCCCAATGTCTTCATGACCCGGGCGTTTAAATACATGATGGCGAATAACGAGCTTTTTAACATCCGCCGCCGTACATCCGCCGGGATTCGGCAGGCACTGGAAAGCGGGCGCTTCGTCAACCGCGCGCCCTTCGGATATAAAAATGTGAAAGCAGATGGCGGGAAAGGCTTCATCGTGATCGACGAAGAACGCTCGTTCATCGTGAAAAAGATCTTCCGGGATTTCCTCATGGGCCACCCCTTCGGGCAAATCTGTAAAGAAGCCCGCGCCCTCGGGTTCACCTATTCCGGTAATTCTGCCATCCCGCGCATCCTCAATAATTGCCTCTACGCCGGACTGATAAAAGTACCCGCCAGCAAACAAGCCCCGGAGAAAATAATCCCCGGCATCCATCAACAGATCATTTCAGAAACGGAGTTTTGGAGAGCACAGGAGTTATTGGGCAACATCAAACCCATCAAATGCATGCCGGTGGATGAGGTGCCTTTGCGCGGCATCCTCACCTGTACCTGTGGCCTCAACATGACCGCGGGCAAGAGCAAAGGCAAAAGGAAATACTATAATTACTATCGCTGTCGCGTCCACAATAACCTGAACTTCTCCGCCATCCAACTCCACAAACAGCTCGACGAAATCCTCGATCTGTGTAGTTTCAAACCGGAACAAACCACCTACATCGCTGAGAAAGCGAAAGAAAGAATGAACGAAGCCCTGGCGGAAAGAACCCAGCAAGTCGCCATAAAAACAAAGGAACTGGAAGAAATTAACCGCAAGATCGAGAAGAACGAAGAGCGGTTTATGGAAGACATCATCGAACCGGAAACGTACAGGAAATGGCACAAGAAATTCCAGATTCAAAAGGCGTTGTTGACGGAAGAAATCAATTCCCTCACACGCAACCGTCACGAAAAACTGGAAAGACTTTTTCAAGTGCTTCCCTATCTCACATCCATCAAAAGTATTTATCAAAAAGCAAACGTCAGGCAGAAACATCATTTACTCCGTGGGGTGTTCAAACGTGGGCTCACATATAAAGAGGGTGCATTTAGAACACCCTTCCTCCATCCGGCCTTAATACATAACGAAGTGATGCTCAAAGAAAAAGGGCTGCTCTTTGTAGAACAGCCCTCTGGTGACTTAGGAGAATCTCCCATTCGTAGCGAGAGAGGGAGTTGA
- a CDS encoding helix-turn-helix transcriptional regulator codes for MRSKPHASKIDLYVIEKVKEMREKAQMRQIDLSHHLGLADSFVSNVESESQRHKYNIRHLNDLARIFNCSPKDFLPESAIA; via the coding sequence ATGAGAAGTAAGCCGCACGCATCCAAAATTGACTTGTACGTTATCGAGAAGGTGAAGGAAATGAGGGAGAAGGCCCAAATGCGCCAGATAGATTTATCCCATCACCTCGGGCTTGCGGACAGTTTTGTATCGAATGTGGAGAGTGAGAGCCAGCGGCATAAGTATAACATCCGCCACCTGAACGACCTGGCGAGGATCTTTAATTGTTCCCCGAAGGATTTTCTGCCGGAGAGTGCAATAGCATAA
- a CDS encoding DUF4365 domain-containing protein, with amino-acid sequence MTETHIKEQLSNNFIRILAANKGFMLDKPELDYGVDFTVSKIHAYNNPNGGTRYLKDNKYIDIQLKATTEASVTIDSSTGNIKYDLEVKNFNDLATRKLANNNNLSPLILILFVLPSDRNLWVHITNDEILLRKCAYWYVPPDGTQLSSNVSKERINIPTTNLLSINCFDDLYQTFYS; translated from the coding sequence ATGACCGAAACTCATATTAAAGAACAACTATCTAACAATTTTATTCGGATCTTAGCGGCCAACAAAGGTTTTATGCTTGACAAGCCGGAGCTAGACTACGGCGTAGACTTCACAGTTAGTAAAATTCATGCCTACAACAATCCAAATGGGGGTACACGTTACCTTAAAGACAATAAATATATAGATATTCAACTGAAAGCTACGACTGAAGCAAGTGTTACAATTGATTCATCCACAGGGAATATCAAATATGACCTTGAAGTAAAAAATTTTAACGATTTAGCGACAAGAAAACTCGCAAACAATAACAATCTATCTCCTTTAATTCTGATTCTGTTTGTCTTGCCATCTGATCGAAATCTATGGGTTCATATAACAAATGATGAAATATTATTGAGAAAATGTGCCTATTGGTATGTACCACCAGACGGCACACAACTTTCAAGTAATGTATCCAAGGAAAGAATTAATATCCCGACAACTAACTTACTAAGTATTAATTGTTTTGACGACCTTTACCAAACTTTTTATTCTTAA